A part of Cannabis sativa cultivar Pink pepper isolate KNU-18-1 chromosome 6, ASM2916894v1, whole genome shotgun sequence genomic DNA contains:
- the LOC133039044 gene encoding uncharacterized protein LOC133039044 has product MEQLRDILAMLNRPPTTASAPEAPADPSTPPPAASPPLEEDEVFPDDYDPYEGAPATPIEAQPLIHVHDTESQGEILSIEAQPAVVKSRKRKRKPPVWFGDYTEMKRRHRPSSTFDPTEPRMRNC; this is encoded by the coding sequence ATGGAGCAGCTCAGAGAcatattggccatgttgaatcgtccgccaaCGACAGCTTCAGCACCGGAGGCCCCAGCAGATCCATCTACCCCACCACCAGCTGCTTCACCCCCACTAGAAGAGGATGAGGTCTTCCCCGACGATTACGATCCTTATGAGGGAGCTCCAGCGACTCCGATCGAGGCACAACCTCttatccatgtacatgacaccgagtcgcagggtgagattctgtccatagaggcacaacctgcagtggttaagagtcggaagaggaagagaaagcctcCTGTATGGTTCGGTGACTATACGGAGATGAAGAGGAGACATAGGCCATCTTCGACTTTTGATCCCACGGAGCCACGGATGAGAAATTGTTAA
- the LOC115725041 gene encoding histone H4: MSGRGKGGKGLGKGGAKRHRKVLRDNIQGITKPAIRRLARRGGVKRISGLIYEETRGVLKIFLENVIRDAVTYTEHARRKTVTAMDVVYALKRQGRTLYGFGG, translated from the coding sequence ATGTCAGGAAGAGGAAAAGGAGGAAAGGGTTTGGGAAAGGGAGGAGCCAAGAGGCATCGTAAGGTTCTCAGGGACAACATCCAGGGAATCACCAAGCCGGCGATTCGCCGTTTGGCCAGACGTGGCGGCGTTAAGCGTATCAGCGGTCTCATCTACGAGGAGACTCGCGGTGTACTCAAGATCTTTCTTGAGAACGTTATCCGTGACGCCGTCACTTACACTGAGCACGCTCGCCGGAAGACTGTTACCGCCATGGACGTCGTCTATGCTTTGAAGAGACAAGGCCGTACTCTGTACGGATTCGGAGGTTGA
- the LOC115695713 gene encoding NAC domain-containing protein 72-like produces the protein MTKNLPPGYVFAPSEEELIVDYLEKKVNGHSLPMHINEDNVYLYNPWQLIQKYPLQRFDEGCLYLFSPLHKLSEGGNKRPSRSAGDGHYRSSRCYPIISSEGNTIGYETHLKFYMGKPSNKDDDDNKTNWLLTEYRLMNKQPNNNNKTTLDECVLCKLYYNDQKEDEDEDEDEESRKRKRFTTSTTTEEDQKEEDNKNNDPLSLSQQHESNPPNPNPNPNLSVEEWESYFNITLDQHLEEEDLEDDDDTLFFNQLNQADYPPQHYFDDPPYNLAPQHQHNHNDIDNHIQNLLQLLNHNCENENHNSNNNIIF, from the exons ATGACGAAGAATCTACCACCTGGTTACGTGTTCGCACCGAGCGAAGAAGAACTGATTGTTGATTATCTTGAAAAGAAGGTTAATGGACACTCATTACCAATGCACATCAATGAAGATAATGTCTACTTGTATAATCCATGGCAACTCATAC AAAAATATCCATTGCAGAGGTTCGATGAGGGTTGCTTATACTTATTTAGTCCGCTACATAAATTATCAGAAGGTGGAAACAAACGACCTTCTCGATCAGCTGGAGACGGACACTACAGAAGTTCGAGATGTTATCCAATAATCTCCTCTGAAGGCAACACAATTGGCTACGAAACACATCTAAAGTTTTATATGGGAAAACCATCTAATAAGGATGATGACGACAACAAAACTAATTGGCTTCTAACAGAGTATAGATTAATGAACAAACAACCaaataacaacaacaagacTACTCTTGATGAATGTGTTTTGTGCAAACTGTACTATAATGAtcaaaaagaagatgaagatgaagatgaagatgaagagagtAGAAAACGAAAGAGATTTACTACATCTACAACAACAGAAGAAGATCAAAAAGAAGAAGACAACAAGAATAATGATCCTCTGTCTCTGTCACAACAACATGAATCCAATCCTCCTAATCCTAATCCTAATCCTAATCTATCAGTAGAAGAATGGGAATCATATTTCAACATTACTCTAGATCAAcatttagaagaagaagatttagaagatgatgatgatacaCTTTTCTTTAATCAGCTCAACCAAGCAGACTATCCACCGCAACACTACTTCGATGATCCACCATATAATCTTGCTCCACAACACCAACACAATCATAATGATATTGACAATCATATCCAAAATCTTCTTCAACTTCTGAATCACAACTGTGAGAATGAGAACCACAACTCCAACAACAACATCATATTCTAA
- the LOC115725038 gene encoding putative pentatricopeptide repeat-containing protein At1g12700, mitochondrial: MVFKSMPSYSSAAAAAAKEQSLSVSSKHKLSSFFMPRKTPNQPKTPQINTTKPIKSSPSSVPKAPMPTLLEKLLNRNSGNVSLSELRSCFDEMIRMNPTPPVSSFNPLIVVLAKNKHYSDVFKLYNWINSNGLLPSFIMINVLLNCYCNLNRVSDGFVALGSMIRKGYNPNIVTYTSLVKGLCLENKIFEAIRLFKMIFKLGCKPNAVTFGTLINGLCRTGNASIALELHEQMASGKDHGDGFKCTPNLVWYGAIIDGLCKEGLIEKAQQLFLEMKEKGVLPDVVVYSSLMHGLCYADKWEEAKALFSEMTNQDVQPNVVTFNVWIDVLSKTGKMKEAYDVLEMMIEKGQHPDEITYNTLLNGLCQTGRLSQAKKLFLSFQDKGFKPDSFSYNMLIRGLCKKSKTDDALSLFREMTPRGVRPNVVTYNTLIHGFFNTGNIDDARKLFSEMQVHHLVPNASTYAVFLGGLCKNKHVSEALEIFQGLKNGEFELNVQIFNTLIDGLCKSEKFEIAWELYQGFVQRGLVPNVVTYSILIHALCENRDFVKANDMFLEMERKGCAPNFVTYNTLMNAFIKNNELSKVVELLHKMAEKNVPPDASTFAIVIDVLSKDEKYRHCLSLLPTFPVQKQWRVETICPKSMA; the protein is encoded by the coding sequence ATGGTGTTCAAATCAATGCCCTCTTACTcttctgctgctgctgctgctgcaaaGGAACAATCTTTATCTGTCTCTTCAAAACATAAACTCTCATCCTTCTTTATGCCACGGAAAACACCCAATCAACCCAAAACCCCTCAAATTAATACAACAAAACCCATTAAGTCTTCGCCAAGTTCAGTACCCAAGGCTCCGATGCCGACCTTACTTGAAAAGTTACTCAACCGCAACTCAGGTAATGTTTCTCTCTCTGAATTGCGTTCCTGCTTTGATGAGATGATTCGTATGAACCCCACTCCTCCAGTGTCTTCATTTAAtcctttgattgttgttttagCTAAGAACAAACACTACTCTGATGTTTTTAAGCTTTATAATTGGATTAACTCAAATGGGTTGTTGCCCAGTTTCATAATGATCAATGTTTTGCTTAATTGCTACTGTAATTTAAACCGAGTTTCTGATGGTTTTGTGGCACTGGGAAGCATGATAAGGAAGGGTTATAATCCAAATATTGTGACTTATACATCTTTAGTTAAAGGGCTGTGTTTGGAGAATAAGATTTTTGAGGCAATTAGGTTATTTAAGATGATTTTCAAGTTGGGTTGTAAGCCCAATGCTGTCACCTTTGGTACTCTGATTAATGGGTTGTGTAGGACTGGAAATGCATCTATTGCACTCGAGTTACATGAACAAATGGCTAGTGGGAAAGATCATGGAGATGGTTTTAAGTGCACACCAAATCTAGTTTGGTATGGGGCTATCATTGATGGGCTGTGTAAGGAAGGTTTGATAGAAAAAGCACAACAACTGTTCTTGGAAATGAAAGAGAAGGGGGTTCTTCCTGATGTTGTTGTTTATAGCTCTTTGATGCATGGTTTGTGCTACGCAGATAAATGGGAAGAGGCCAAAGCTTTGTTCAGTGAGATGACAAATCAAGATGTGCAGCCTAATGTAGTGACTTTTAATGTGTGGATTGATGTGCTTTCCAAGACGGGAAAGATGAAAGAAGCTTATGATGTGCTAGAAATGATGATTGAGAAAGGTCAACATCCTGATGAAATCACTTACAACACTTTGTTAAATGGCTTATGTCAAACTGGTAGGCTTAGTCAAGCCAAGAAGCTATTTCTTTCCTTTCAAGATAAAGGGTTTAAACCTGATTCATTTAGCTACAACATGTTGATTCGTGGACTTTGCAAGAAATCAAAGACTGATGATGCTTTGAGTCTCTTCAGGGAAATGACTCCGCGGGGAGTTAGGCCCAATGTAGTAACATACAATACCTTAATACACGGTTTCTTCAATACCGGTAACATTGATGATGCCCGCAAATTGTTTAGTGAGATGCAAGTTCATCATCTTGTACCAAATGCGAGTACATATGCTGTGTTTTTGGGTGGACTGTGCAAGAACAAGCATGTTTCAGAGGCATTGGAAATTTTTCAGGGTCTAAAAAATGGTGAGTTTGAGCTGAATGTTCAAATTTTCAATACTCTCATTGATGGATTGTGTAAATCAGAAAAATTCGAGATTGCTTGGGAGCTATATCAAGGATTTGTCCAAAGAGGACTGGTGCCTAATGTTGTGACATATTCAATCTTGATCCATGCGCTTTGCGAAAATAGAGATTTCGTAAAAGCAAATGATATGTTTCTTGAGATGGAAAGGAAAGGTTGTGCCCCAAATTTTGTCACATATAACACACTGATGAATGCTTTTATAAAAAACAATGAGCTTTCGAAAGTGGTTGAACTTCTCCATAAAATGGCAGAGAAAAATGTGCCGCCTGATGCTTCTACATTCGCCATTGTGATAGATGTACTATCAAAGGATGAAAAGTATCGTCATTGTCTAAGTTTGCTTCCAACGTTTCCTGTTCAGAAGCAATGGAGAGTGGAAACAATTTGCCCCAAGTCAATGGCATGa